The Platichthys flesus chromosome 23, fPlaFle2.1, whole genome shotgun sequence DNA segment ATTTAACGCTGCTATTTCTAAGCTTTAAAATAATGTCTCTGTATGACTCGTACAAACATATATAATCAAGAAAGTATTTATATCACAACTGTGTTTTActgttgtatttcattttcttttgagtATAAGTGACTTGAAGTCTCTGCTCTtactctccctctgctccttgTTGCAGGCTGATGAGCGCCGTGAAGAACAATGTGGGGAGAGGACTAAACGTCGCCCTCGTTGATGGTAACCTTATCAGTTCCACACCCTCACAGTCACtaagccacacaaacacaggagtgACTGGCAGTGATGTAATACTGCCGTTGTACTGTGGTGCTATTGTACTGTGTGTTGAGCAGGGAGGTGATCCTATACTTAACAGCAATGAGTCACTGACCAAAGCTTGTACCCAATGTATGGGGATGCTCATCATTAGATTTTAAAGCTACaactgctttttaaaatgtccatGAATCTGGACGAATGTAAATATCTCAGGGGTGTCATACGTGTAGGAAACGAGGGTTGAatacgtcaacttggaaaggcatgagattcaagagctttcaGCAAAGAGCCCAAAATATAAACACTCaatttccacagcagaatttaCACATCATGTGCTGCTTACTGCATCCTCTGCCTAGATGTCAACCCTTGCCTGAATGTGCCGGTGAACCTGatattctctggagttcatgtctgaaactgCTCTTGTTTCATGAACATGAGATTTAAAGTCTAATGGAATATTCTTACTTCACAGGGAAAACGGGGGAGGGAGGCAAGACGGCGAGCTTCGATTTGTGGGCAGGAGGTGAGTAGATTTCGGGGagtttccattttattttccatttaaaaacatagTACATGTTGTGTTAACTGTGTGTAACCTTGTGTAGATGTGGCTCCCTTCATCACATTCCTGAATGAAATTGAAGACGGGACAATCGTGATGATTGCTTCTTTTGATGACAGCTCAACAAAGTAAGAACCATTTAGGTTCACGTGATCAATTTGAAATTGCTTAAGTCGTCTCTTGGTATTGAGGCTGTGGCTGTGAAATTAGTGTCTTCTTTTGTTGTGTAGACTTACTCCTGAAGCCAGGAATCTATTAGGTGATCTGGGCAGCTCGGAAATTCATAACTTGGGCTTCCGCGATAACTGGATCTTTGTAGGAGGGAAAGGCATCAAAACCAAGAGTCCGTTTGAGCAGGTAACGCCACCCACACAAACTAACTCGAATGATTCTCTGCAGAGTGTCCCCTGCAAAGCCTTGAGTCTCCACCTTAATCCAGTTGTTCAAACAATTGAACCTTTGCCGTTCTGTACTTTTTGCATAAGCGCCCTCCATACAAACAGACCCACATCAATGAAAACATAGcattcttttaaaaacagtttctttGTATTCCTCTGACTTGACGGGAACAAGTCGTTCAGCCTCACATGAGATAACATTCTTAAGCTTGTCTACTTCAAAATTTCCTCAGGggaactttgtgtgttttccgtGAAGCCCGGTCAGCAAAGAGGACAGTGAACTCGGCACAAGATTATGAACTAATAGATGTGTGACTCTACAGTTCATCCGCAGACCTGATGATTATCTAATCTGCTTTCTGATTGCTGTAATTTAAAAAGCGTGTCATTCTTGTATCTGTAATTTATTGGTTCCTCGATAACTGCGAGTACAACATTGTCCTTTATTTGTCGTAGAACACGACACACATCAACTCTGTCACGCTTTTAGGGCCAGTGTGTGCGTCTTGACTTTGTGTCAGTCTCTAGAATACACATTAACAATGTCttgggtgtgttttttttaacacaatatGAGCTAGCGGTTGTGATGTCCGCCTCTTTGTCCCTTTTAGGCTGCACTTCCTCATCTAACTATGGCAACATTAAAAACAGGCTGACACTCTTTCTTTAAATGCATTGTTATTTCTGTAATTACTAATTATTGTTGATGTGAGCTCAAAGGCTTCTTTCATAGTCTCTTCAAGCCACATACCATTAATGATTCATGAGTTTTAGTTGCTTAATACGTTTATCAGGACCAATAATTAACTAAAGGGTGTCTCAGTAatgcacatacctccgccaaggcccaacagtacCCTTATTAAACCAAATTCATAACCACAAGATCTGGAATTAATCATTAATCaatcccctaaacatgtcaccttttaaaaaaaaaaaaagtttcatcaggatccatgaattattctgaaaaaccaaggaaaatgttgaaaaacaaccaCCTATGAGGCTAAATCATCTCTGttgccccctgttggctggctgcagtatatgtcataaaccctgcctcctccattaCTCATGGACAGGACATGGACCagaactaaaaagtaaaagttcacGTTCAATAAGTATTTCTTTAAGAAGGTAGAGtagctcttatcacactgatgtttgtccgAAGAGGTTTTAAGTAGGTGTTTGATGCCATAAAAAATGAGGTGATTCAAATCTGACACTGGCGTAATATGGCCTCACCCGTATTTAGCTCATATTTGTAAAAGGGGAGGAACTGGagacttgtcgtccatctttaattacAGTCTATTATCAGAACATTACAAGAGCCTCTCATCTGTTGTGTGTCGACACACTAACTGAActctttcttttaaaacctgTCCGAAACGTGACACCCTTACCGGGGAGGGCGGGGGGATTTGTGTGACCAGGACATCCTATCCGTTGATTATAAAGACAATGCAGGTTTATCTGGTGTTCAACAAaaacaagggtgtgtgtgtgttgtgtttccctcCTCAGCATTTGAAGAACAATGCGGAGACCAACAAATTCGAGGGCTGGCCCGAGGTGCTGGAGATGGAAGGCTGCATACCACAGAGACAAGACTGAGGACCCGCCGCATTTACTGTTGCCCTCCGCCGGACACCCTCTGCGGACATTGCTGTGCTCACCAGACTGAAAAGTTTTATTCACAATTACGCAGATTAACATTCCCTCCGGAGGACCTGTCCTGAAACTTCCGTCTGTCCTGACCTCTGAACTTCTTgcctttctctttttgtttggaAACTTTAACATAAatgcctggggggggggggggggggggtaactgcAGCGTTATTAGGTAGAGAGCACTGATTGGACAGACCTTTGATTATTTGCATTCAATCACACTCTGTATTTATAACGTCCACGGACCGATTGCATAGCATTGCACTGCTGTTAATCTTAACGGTTGTGATGAGCCCAttattagtatatatatatttgttttctttgtgtgggAGCGGGGGTGTAGGGTTAAGTAAGGGAGGCGGCCTCTCGTTACAATATAATTACCAAATGCACCAAATTCACTGTGAAATTTGTAAATATGTCTTTAGAGGAGGAACCAGATTTGACAGACCTCATTTAACGaacattgtaataataatataatttctttaaataaatgatattgataataatatatgtgtgtgtttgttacaaaGTGATTCTTTTTGATTTAGTTTCTCAACATTCGAGCTGATCTGTAGGTTTTTGTGATTATCTGCTGCAGAGCTCAACTCCAATCATTCAACCACTGTATCAATATCAGTAAACCTGTCAATCAATATTTTGTGACTCCTGAATATGCTGTTGGCTTCTTCAGGCTTCAGCTTGTGTGGTTTAAAGGAAAATCTTTACTCCATagactctatatatatatatatatatatatatatatatatataaagatggacaactgGCTTGAGTTTGGGGTCATAaaccccctcctccatgttagtggatgggatatgAACCAAACTAGGtacactttaaatacattttgtccaTCGGCCTTACATGAGGTTTGTGtgcagcttttcttttgtttttgcaatCCAGTGATTTCCGTCATTCTCCTGTCATATAAAGATATTGGATCGGACATATATATTTTCTGTGCTTCACCAATTTAATCTGAACTACTAAAAGGGAATCgtagatgttgtgttttctaattGAACTGAGCTGGAGCATAACAACATGTGTTCTTTAAATTGAGAGACAGGGGGCGCCATTGCCTCATTTATCACAGCATGTGCGGCCTGGGGttttcagtcagtcagtctaCGTTTTGCCTCAGTTATAACGAACATTAAATAGTAACCAGGCCCGTGTGTCCTTATAATCAATCTGTTTTTTGAATTACTATCAATTTGTCAGCAGAATAAAACATCAGCCCACGTATGAAAGAATTAGCACAAGTGTGAGGCCTGTTTAATAAAAGGAATGGGGTTGAATAGAAGTGATCCTTTGATGTCAGACTACTATCTGATTCATAATTCATACGTCGGATAAGAGAATAATGATCAGGGACACATGCTGTGAACATCGTGACGGAAAGGGTTTGAAATTTCAATGTCTCCTTTGatctttgtttgtatttgtgtgtctacagcttttattttgaaatattatagATAATTTATGGTATAGGGACAACACAAAGCCCCACGACTTCCATGTTGTGTAGGGGGCGCTCTCGAGGGAGTTCGGAGTAAAGTTGTGGCCCCAAATATGTTTTCGATTCAAGGTGTGGAGCCAATAGATATAATTCTATACGATTATATTTGCACCTTTTCAATCCTGGTGAATTATCTGTCTGTTGGTATTTGTGATGTATagttaaaaatacataaatcctTCAATGACCAATCCTGATATATAATCAATACTATGTGTATTGAGCTCGCTGCTGCCCTCCAGGGGAATTTCAAACTTTGCATAATGTTATGGGAAGGTTTTCTACCGACCTCCTACTCAAAATGTATTGATACCTCAGTCTCAAGCCAATGTACAGTAATCCAACAGGTCTGCTATGTACTTTCACTATCACCCGTGTATTTCTACTcacttagaaacacacacacgctcatgtAAACACCCGCGGGCCTCACAGGGAACTGTTGGTAGCACATGACCCCTCGTGGTTGGTCCCTCTGCTAGTGGAGAGGCCTGTAGAGGTCCCTTCCCCACACAGCTCTTCCTTATTCcccacacaaaaacagaaaggctgcagtgctcccccccccctccgatcCGATCTGATCTGCACACGAGACGTCCCTTTGAGTGTCCCCGTGTGCCTTCGTGTAAGGGAGAGCATGTGTtcggcagctgctgcagcgtcCTGTCACTTTGAGATGtatatgtgcttgtgtgtgtgcgttgatGTTCCGTGTAGGCCCGAGCCTCCTCTGAGCTCGGTGCGCTGCTGAAGACGGGGGTGTAGGAGCGAACCGTCCCCAGCTCGTCTTATATAACACACGCTATATGATGCATTATGTATCAGCGGAGAGAACATTTCCCATCGCTTAACCCTCTGATGAAGAGACATCTTGTGGGAGCCCGCGGCCTCGGGACTGTGAGGATAACGCGCTCTCACGAAAACCAAAAGAAGGAGggtgatgtttttgttgtggatggaaaaaaaaacaagtggagTTTCGTTCTCGGTCTTTCACTCCCTTCTGCCTGCCTCCCAAAATAAATCTGTCCTCTAAACAAAGCTGCTCGCCTCTCAAAGAAAACCCAAAGCAGCTCAGCTTGCCCGTTCCCAGTTGCCTGAGTGTGTggcctttgacctctgacccttcaCACCCCCCTCGACCAGGTTACCTTTGTTTGCTGCAAAACAAGAAACAGCTCAGCTCCTCCGATTATTCCGTGAACCTCGCCAAAGAAAATGTGAAGTCTTTATCTGCAGTATAACTCAATTATTCAGGCGTTAAGGGTTTTATGAAGGAAGCTAGTACCATGTTCTCACAGATGTTAATCATCTATCAGCCTTATATGAAGTTTGtctgcagctgttgttttgtattttttacatgATCCAAGATATTTCCAACAATATTCAAATCCAGAGAAATAAAGATTCAAGGCAACGCGTCATAtctgcttttctctttgtctctggaaaAATGACGTATGATGAAGGAAAAGCACATGTCAGCCAGTTACCTCATCTGTGAACAGGATTTGCTCCTTCATGAGTTATGTTGAGAGAGATTTTCATCAACAATGATGCTGAAGAAGGACGTTATCTAACTAggtcttttgttgttgtcttgatAGAGagccccctagtggccaaagtcACATATTGTATGTTTAATAAAGAACTTCTTCAATTGACATGAAGTCACTCAGAAACTCAAGCTCTTACCAAAGCTGGTTTCAATATACAATCCACAGGCCTTTGTCACGTGTTCTGACATTACTTTGCTGAATTATCTTGACCTATATCACAGTGTGACATGCAAAGAAACTACAATATTGTCATCACACAGTTTTAACTCCACCTTCCAAAGTACTGCCGTCTTTTCCATGAGTTTGTATTTTCAACATTCCCCCTTTAAGGGCTTTTTAATGTCAAATCAAAACCTTCATGTTCCCCCCAGGGCTTAAGATAAAGTATGAAGCTCCTGGATTAGGGTGCAGCCTCcgcttttatttgtttggtgAGACCACTCCCCCAGTCTGTGTCTTATCTGATACTGGGAACCCAAACAGGCCCAGGCCTCCATCTCCTTTTCCCCCCCCTTCATAACAGTTTCTTTCAGGCTCCTCAACCCCCACCCTTGACCCTCTCAATCCCCCGCTTGTCAATTTAAGCAGTGACCTCAGTGCCCTTGCTTTTCGCTTCACCtccaaaaccacacacacacacacatatacacacacactacagacacacacagctgtgtttATACTCTGCGGGCCTGTGGGAACTTCCTGCTGACctcagcagagacagacaaacgAAGCGCCGGCCGCAGACACTCGGCCGGATCGATTGCTGATGACGATCGATGCATAAACGAAAACACAACAATGGCCAGACGCACGTAGACACTCAGGACAGACCGGGGTCGATAGAACGATCTGCACAAAGAATCATATATGTTTTCCCCTCTGTTTCAAAAACAAGCTCTATCCAGGCaacctttgtttaaaaaaatatctccATCCAGACGAGGACGAGGAAATCACCACAAACACTGGTACATACATGCACCAGTTTGTGGTGATTACATCAACCAGCCGTCCAACACCAGTGAAGAATGTTGTGGTCTCAATAATAGTGGGCCAGGCAGAGGTCTCCGAATGTTGGTGATGTGAAGCAGCGGCGCTAAATTTAGCTGCAAACCTGTAATTAGACCGAGCCATGCTAACCACACATAGAGAAAACGTCATATAGCcgcagttgttgttgttgttgttgttgttgttgttgtttctggtgcTTGTCCatcacacaaagcaacagtcAAACTAGCTCAAGATGCTCGAACACTCAGGAAAAAGTTTGCCTTGCTACATATCTTCACCCGTGTGATCAGGGCGTCTGAACATCTCTGAGGGAGAGTCTGAGTCTCTGTGGTCGTGACAGTGGAGGCGTTTTAACTCGCAGGTTTATCTTTCTTTGTAAACGTGAAAAA contains these protein-coding regions:
- the fam3c gene encoding protein FAM3C → MVRAAGILKLAALVSAFLLAVFLTFQLLEPNMDFDLSSIMLRAQSAIDVPTKPGVVKHKCGLSKPCPPKHFAFKMASGAASVVGPKMCLEDKTLMSAVKNNVGRGLNVALVDGKTGEGGKTASFDLWAGDVAPFITFLNEIEDGTIVMIASFDDSSTKLTPEARNLLGDLGSSEIHNLGFRDNWIFVGGKGIKTKSPFEQHLKNNAETNKFEGWPEVLEMEGCIPQRQD